The Clupea harengus chromosome 5, Ch_v2.0.2, whole genome shotgun sequence genomic sequence ttgaaaaataaaaacaatttgaTTGTTGAAGGCACTAGaatgaaaactatttttttttgtatgcctGTTTCAGACACAAATATGGTTTTGCGTTTCCCTGACTTGTAACAGGGAAGTAACTCTGGGTTCCCCTCAAATGTTGCATGGTGGTGCTGTACCCGTGGTGGGGACTTTTCTGGGTTCAAATGCCTCTAATGTGCAATGACACGACCCTCACCCATGTCAGGGCTGTAGCCAGGAGTCCCCATTTAATGCTCCATCTCTAGTTTTGTCCTGAGAACGTCATGGCAGTATCTGTGGTGGAGGGCCAGAGCTCCAACCCTAAGGCAAACAAAGAAACAGATAGATGgactgagaggaagagtgtgcgtgtgtgtgagagagagagggagagggagagtgacagagaaagagattagGATGGGAGCCAGTCACTTGTACTGTCCAGTATGTGAGTCATGTCTATGGCCGTGACACTTGGCCTGGGGGCGGTGTCGTGTTGCTAGGATGAGTGGTCTCATGTTGCGAAGGAGGAAAGTGATGTTAATCTCTCGTCTGGGTACCACACGATGCCACACCTCACTGCTGGTGATGCCTATTGTATTACATAcaattttaaattaaataaattaaactgCCTACTCAAGCCCAGGTGACTTTCACACACCGATATCAACTATGCATAGATATAGCACTCTTTACGACTGACCTTTGAAGAAGACATAGTAAGGTGAAGTGTCCAGTGGTATATACTAAACACGAGCTATGGCCTGTTCAGATGTCTCTAGGGGCTCTGCAGAGATGTGTGCATCATTAAGAGATGAGATGATGTGCCAGCTTGTCTTTGTGTTGTTGTCTGTTGCGATCAGAAATCTTTTAAATAAATTCAGCGTGTGTGGTCTGACTGGAGAGCCCCTGCTGCGTAAGAGTGTGGAGGCTTGGGGTTGGGGGTATGCTGGGGGGGGGCTGCACTCAGGCTGTACTGCCCAAGGCCTGTAGTTGCCTCCTCATCTGGCCTGACCATTTTTGTAACTGTTTGTAAaggtatatgtatgcatgtatgtagcaTTACGGTGTAATAACAAATAGAGTTTTATTTTGGAGCCTCGGTTGGGCTGCTGGTGAGAGCgcgagacacagagaggcaagCTGATGTAGTTGCACACACGTCTAAGAGTACGTTAGTTAAGATAAATATGAATGCctttaaaaggtgaaaaggatgTTAAGTGGTATAAAAGAAGATCAGAAGATTTCCTTTCAGAGCATGCAGCCAACGaggtattttgtctgtttgttattTACTTTCACTTTGTTATTTTTGATGCTGTGTTTGATAACCAGCTAATGttatgtcttgtgtgtttgaTACCATGTATTACTTAGTTTTCACGGTTTGATGTGAAGAATTAAGACTTCATTAAAAACCCGTAGAGGAAACCatttgtgtttgactgtgctTGGGAGGGAGTCACAGTTTTGTTGTGGTAAAATACATCTCTTTGAGATTTCTGTAGTTGAATCACACCACAGCAAATGGTATATTTAGTTTATCAACAGCTCTGCAGACGTTGGATCAACTCATGCCATAAGTCAGGTTATGAACACTGATAACGAAAtcccttctgcctctctctccactaaGAGAGATGTCGACACAGCTCATCTCCCAACCGATGGGTTTATGTTTAAACACCGTTTCAtaagaatttaaaaaaaaaaaaacatttaaacataaaaacacaaagcagGCGTGGGAGAGAGACCGAATATGGATCATGTAGTGGGCAATGGGCTGCATCATGTCAAGGCCGATGTCTCCTGTATTGAGGGATCGTCTGAAGCCTGAGGAGAACCCAGGTGCTGGGTCGGCTGATACGCCACATTTGACTATAGCACGGCCCTGACTCTTTCCtcatgtggttgttgttgtgtgcttCTGGTGCTTGGCCTCACTGATGCAAGACTCAGTATCAGTTAGTCACCTAAAGAGACCTTATCTGGAGTGTCATCAAAGACCATCTGTGAACCACTCTAGTCCCGAGCCCAGAGCCTCTCTGAGCTTCTTTGGCGTGCGCTGTAGTGCATCATGAGGCTTAACAATGATCTGCttctctcctgctgctgcctggGTGTTGCTTTCACTGGACTTCCCTGCTGAGGTCTTGTAGAAAGGGGTGAATTGGGGAgacaagagaggcagagagagagagagagacagagagagagagagagagagagagacccttcaACTGAGATGAGAGGGAATGGTGTGCTGtgttctcactctcttcagATACTACTAGGTCTTAGCTGGACAATAAGCTCTTTTCAGATATGATTTCTACTTCTACCCTTatacgcgcgtgcacacacacaaacaaacataaaaaacatacttGCTCACACACTACATTTGAAAATGGACAGGTCGGCTTTGTTTAGGGCTCCATTAGAGTAAAGTCCGCTAAAGTCTTCAAATTGGCCTTATTACAGTAGATACGTTTTGGCTGCCAAGTAAGACAATCCCTTATTAATCCAAATAATGATggtctttttcttttattccaATCTACACGTCCGCTGTGGGAGTAGACGCGTGCTTTCAAAGTCCTTCAGAAGATATTAAATCTTGCCGGCGTCCTAGCTGCGTGCTTGGCTGTAATATTGGATGGAGGTCCCGTGAGAGAGAtttgtgagtgagggagtgattGAGGAAGCTATGTTAGTACCCCTCTTGAAACTAGAAGGGTATCTGAAAGACTTTTGTTCCGGCATTATTTGGTCCCGGACTGTGACATTGAGTCATCTTAGCCTTTCAGAGATTATTACATGGCCTTTCAGCAGAATTTGTATGGAAGAAGATTAGTGGAAGTAATTTTGTGCAGCTTGAAGACAGAGCTTCTGTCCAAAAGGTGATTGGAAAATTACATATTTTCTGTTTCACTTCGATGACTGCTGctgtagaaaaaaaagtaaaacaatacaaataatcaataatcacaaaagcataaaaaaaaatcacaaaagcatctcactcattcacaatGCCTCCACCTACCTGGAACCTCAAGCACCAAATGAGTCATGTTTGTCATCCTCAGGCTCTTTGTAAGCCCTCTGCGCTTAACTCTAGTGTAGTTCCTGTAGTTCCGGTGCTCTAGTATGCGTAGTCATTTGAGTTCCCAGCCTGAAGCCTGTTTTTCTATCTCCTCCCCCGTAGGCCCGGCCGTGAGCGCAGAATGAGGTGTCTGTTTGTCCTGCTGGCTCTCAGCTCCGTCGCCCTGACCTACGCCATCGGTGAGTATCCTCTTCTTTATCGGCTGACTCCTCACCTCACACCACCCGCAGAACATTCCTTGGGAAACAGGCCCACAGTGAGTCTGGTTTCTTGTGCTGTGACCTAAAGAAACATACAGTATAGTCTTCTTCTAAAACTACAGTTATCATCCATACTCCTTCAGAATGGATCCTTTTGGGTGCTGTTTAAGACACACTTTACCAGTTCTAATTTCATTTTAGGCTAttacagagatagagaggttgGGGAGAATTGTTTGGATCTAGCAGAGGGACTCTCTTTAGTGCTTTGGGAGGTCGTTGTGTTTCATGCCCTGGTATCCCAGCTGTACTCAACTGTCAGGCCGAAGCGTGAAGATCGTGTCAAAGTGTGTAAGGATCAGCCGGAGGGGGTTGTCCCCCATCCCCGTCCCCGTCtccgtcccccccaccccaccccccggtgagaggggcagagaagagGTGGTGGATTAAAAGGTGGATTCATTATTGATGGTGTTATTTTAAATCAGCAAGCGATGAGATGGAGACCACatccccacaccaccaccaccaccaccaccacccattttttttatttcgcaGGGTTAAGAGGACTCTTTCGCCGGGATGCGGGCTCTCATGAATGATTGATGTAAATGTCGGGACGTTGTGCCATTAagcccccactcccccccactCACCCCCTGTCTTTGAGCCGTCAACCCCCACCCGGGGTCCACTATGTCTGGGTCTGGTGTCAGCACACTGAACCCACCACCACTCCCGTGTTCCATTATGCTAAGGCCTCATCACCCAGTCTGTGCGTACATAGAGGTGACACTGATGTGATGGCTCTCCGCATGGCACATTTAATTATGAATTATTTTGCACAACATTTCATTACGGATTCCTAAAACATCTGGAGCGCCACAATAAATGCTGTGAAGGGATGATGTATTTTAAGCTCTCGTGTTTCTTTTACGGGAGATGGCAAGCATAGAATGACCCAAATGTAGTTCCTTTCGCAATGACCGAGGATGTGACAGGCTTCCTCTGTACTTAACACAAACTGTCCTAAGTGGAGTGCGATTTGTAAGTTCTCTTCAGGGAGTCTGCTATGTGTAAAATGCTCATTCAAGAATCTTTATTTTGTTAGTTCCAGCTACAGTCAGTTCAGGCCAGAGCTTTTCCCAAGCTGACAGAAGTGCCATCCTAAGGGAAAATGATACTGTtaagcagtgtttgtgtgtgtgtgtgtgtgtgtgtgtgtgtgtgtgtgtgtgtgtgtgtgtgtgtgcgtatgtgtgtgcacgggcgtatgtgtgtgtgtcctcacgtGCAGGTGGAGATACGTGTGTGTCAGGCCATGACAGCGGGCCCATGTTTGAGGAGCAGCCCGTTGGCCTGATCTACCCCGAGGGTCTGACCGAGGGGAAGGTGACCCTGAGCTGCCAGGCCCGAGCCAGTCCTGCCGCCTCATACAAGTAAGACTCCTACTGCCTCATCAGCCACGGCACAAATCAGCTGAATAATTACGCAAATTAGATTCATTATCTATCATAATTATATCATTGTAATCACAATCAGTATTCTAACGATGCAATCCTGCAGTAAACTTGCTAGGAGCAGATGACTGACGCATAACATCATACTGGTTCGCTGCTGCTTTCAGTACTAAAACTTGCAATAGTCTTGCATCAATGAGGAGTCAATAAGACTCTTTATGTCCGACTTTCTTCATGTAGGTATCATACCCGCAGACTCATATAGGTAGCAGTCCTGCATAGGTATAGGTAAAAACCTATAGGTCAATGGCAGGTATTGTAATAGCTGTACAGGCTCTCTCTGACAGCTAACCCTACATCCTGTCTCAGCTAACCTACACCCTCCTCATGGACTAGCCTACGACCTCATCGAGTTAACTATGAGCCCTGCAGTCTTGTATTGGTGCCATGAACAGGTCAGGGCGTATGAATAAgcaggacaagtgtgtgtgtactgtaacgTACTGGCTCAAAGTACGTTACATGAATTGGGAGACCACGCACGAtttcaataataataagttGATTTAATAAAGAATAATTATATAAGGTTAACACAGACTAGAAATAATAAAGCATTAAAGATTAGATAAGTGTGGTGTACGTCAGTGTAAAGGAATAACCAAAATGTGGTGTGGATCAGTATAGGagaaaccaacaaaacacaacagaagcCAAAAgccgcgaggaggagagagagctccCATGTCGGATTCGTAGCCCTTttatcctccagccaatcacgcgcacctgagcagagacaaggacaaaacCAATATTCCCATCTGCCCGTGGGCGGGGTTATCTGGGCCGTCACAGTACTGCCTGATAAGACATGACTTTGTGATCCGGACTCCCATGGTCTGTCAACCAGCTCCGACTGtatctacagtatgtgttttctgtgtcgCATCACTTTCCAGGTGGCGGGTGAATGGCACTGAGGTGGTGCTCGGCGCTGACCCGCGCTACACACTGGTGGCTGGTAACCTGGTGATCAGTAGCCCGCAGCATGACCACGACGCTGGCTCCTACCAGTGCCTGGCCTTCAACCGATGCGGCACCATCGTCAGCCGGGCTGCCAACCTCAAGTTTGGCTGTGAGCagctctctcaccttctctttctTATACAGTAATAGGGCTATGATATAATATTAATGAATATTAATGAACTGTACATACTTAATGCATCACTGTAACGAAAATTGGTTTATCAAATGGTTGTTTTTACTTTTTCATCTCTTTACAGACCTGCATGACTTTCCGCCACAGAACAGGACTCCACAGACAGCCCAAGAGGGATCCGGAACCTTCTTGGCCTGCCAGCCTTCCGCCCACTACCCCGGTACGGCACTAATCTCCACCACTGAGACTACAAGATTAGAGGACATGCCCCAGCACTTATAGGCATAAAGGACAGTTTCATTAGAAATAAATTGGCTGTTCAGTCCCTGAAATCCCTATAGGCTGCTTCTCTGGGCAGACACTATGCCGTGGTTCCATCCTTGTCAAGGAGGAAGTTCACTAGAGGGGTGCTCACAGCCTGTACTTTGAAGAGATGAACAGAAACTCTTAAGGCAGACTCCTCACAGTGTGGGACATGGCGAAAAACTCTGAAGTCCATTTAGACTGGCGCTGAGGGTGTCCTTCACATCCTGCATGCTGTCTCTCAAATTACTGTTGACTAAATAAGATGGCCTCTTTCTGATGTCATATTTTGGGATTGAGAATCTAATGATATAAAGGTCTTACCTCTTTGGTCTCAAATGTAACTAAATATctgaaaatataaatatgaatatctTTGGAAGTTCAATGTTGCGGGAGatgacaattttttttacatttccgTAGCCCTCTTCTACCGCTGGTTCCTCAACGACTTCCCGAACTTTTTGACGGCGGACAACGGTCGCCTCTTTGTCTCCCAGGCGACGGGCGATCTGCACGTGGCCAAGGCCCAGGTGAACGACAGCGGCAACTACTTCTGCTTCACCACCATCAACTTGGAAATCAGCACCAAGAGCATCTTCAGCAAGCGGGTGCCACTGACCGTGCAGTCCGACGGTGAGCCTCTGCCTCTGGGTCTCTCCCCCTGGGTGAAGCCCTGGATCTCCAGGCGGGACTGATTGACTTGTGCTGCCAACACTGTGATTTTAATAGAGGGCTTTTGACGTCAAACTTCAAGTTGTCAGTAAAATCCCCAGGCTATTCGTCTTTGCAAGCACAGATTTTTTAAGGGATAGCGACTTCACGTTAAGAGTTATATTTCAGTATTTTGCAGTATATTTCAGCCTAGTAACTCAAAAAGTCATttgaaaggcacacacacagtgcactatTTTTGTTTAAAGATTATTCTCTCATCTCTGTGTTCTCCGCACCTGCAGCAAACCCCAGGAAGTCCGCCCCCAGCATCCACGTGCGTTTCCCCGCTGAGACCTACGCGCTGGCTGGACACACCACCCAGCTGGAGTGCTTCGCCTACGGCAAGTAAGTCACCTCTGGACCCCTCACCGCCTGTGGAAAGCATCACTAGCATCTGcactttaatctctctctctctctctctctctatcactttttccatctcttccaTGCTTACTGTGTCATTAACTACCTATCGATGCAtctgtttttcctctgtttctttacaCTCTTGCCTTCTTGTACTCCtcgctctccccccctccctcctctctctccctctctctctccctctcctccagccctgTTCCTAAGCTGCGCTGGAGGAAGGTGGATGGTGTGTTGCCGGTGAAGGCTCTGGCCAGCTCTGAGGGCCCCATCCTGACGCTGCCTGAGCTGGGCTTCGACGATGAGGGCATGTACGAGTGTGAGGCCTACAACTCAGAGGGCAGAGACACATACCAGGGCCGCATCACTGTGCAAGGCAGGTGCCATGGCGTTCAGATCACCGTACCATGATTTTACTATACCATGCAATCTCTAGAGCTGTGGTATCAATTATACCTTATGTATAGAAATCATGTCAATTGTATTGTGCTATATAACTTGTATATTTCTTATGGTTAATATTTGGTCATGGTTTGGCACATATAGCTCATTATTCTTATCTGACAGCTAGATTTGGGCATTTACTTTCAACTGTTAAAGTTGAAAGTTAACTGAAAATAAACCTTGAttgtaattgtatgtgtgtgcagcccaGCCAGACTGGTTGCAGGTGATGAGTGACTCTGAGGTAGAGATCAGCTCAGAGCTCCAGTGGACCTGTTTGGCAGCAGGCAAGCCCCGACCATCTATCCGCTGGCTACGCAATGGGCAGCCCCTcagcacacaggtacacacgcacgcacgcacgcacgcacgcacgcacgcacgcacgcacgcacgcacgcacgcacgcacgcacgcacgcacgcacgcacgcacgcacgcacgcacgcacacaccacacacacacacacacacacacacacacacacacacacacacacacacactagtacacactcacacacactagctttctcttttttgcattcacacacacgcatacacacatgcacacacacacacacctgcactcgtTTATGAGACACCCCTGTTTTCAAATTCTGTGTGGAATTGTGTGCTGAATGACATGGGAGAAAATTGGCTTCTCAAAGGTGTGAAACCTCCAATGTAACACCACAGAGGATCTGTCACtgaccactgacacacacacacacacacacacacacacacacacacacacacacacacaaaacacacacacacacacacacacacaaacacacacagtacacatacaccAAAGGAGTCATTGTGGCAGAAAAATCAAACAGTTACGCCTCTTGCACACCGATGGTGTTGAATGGTGGCTGCTGCGGCTCGGTTGATAATGGTCGTCAACACACAATCAGTTTGGTATCATCCATCGATGATGAGTAGTCTGAAAAGTGAAGAAATCACGTGTAAAAGTCACGTGACTTTTATTACCCTCAAACCGCTTATCTCACGGTTACCTCCCGTGTGAAAAATAAACTCCGCGCCAAAACTCTAGATGACTCACGCAGGCAGTGTACATGCGCTAACCTGTCAACATGGGTGCCAATATGAAATCAACAGGCAACCGCCATACACACGCAACACAGTGTGACCATTGTTGTATGTGTGACAATACTGAGGAACATGTTTGTCAATTGTGACAGTGTATACTGCTTGTAATGTCTGTGGTATCTTGGTCTATCACCGTCTTCTCTTTCTAACAACAGGCCAGAGTTCAGGTGAACAACGGCAAACTGAAGATCAGCAACCTGGCCCTGGAGGATTCTGGGATGTATCAGTGTGTGGCGGAGAACAAGCATGGCACCATCTATTCCAACGCAGAGCTCAGGGTTCAAGGTGAGAGGTCATAGTTCATCACGACAGGCCCTCCTTTACACCGTGGGTCTTCCCATACAGAGCTTCacttgtgtgcttttttttcattaCAATGTTCATTCTTTTTTCAGTTTCCTGATTTCGAATGTGTTTGAATATAatttcattttgacattttaattaatttcatttcattttctaatTTAAGtgtattgctctctctctccctatctgtccAGTCAAGCCTTGTACCCTAAATTTTACCCAGAATTCTTtgctgcgggtgtgtgtgtaccctcccCGTAGCTCCTTCAGTCTCATCCCCTCACTTCCCCTTCTCCCAGACCCAGATTAAGCTCCAAAGTGCCAGGTCAACTCAGGGCAGCATACAcctgtgggtctctctctctctctcacatccccaccctcctttcctccctctctctcctctccccctccctccgtccTGGTGCTCCTTCTCTCAGTCCAGGGCCCGGACTTCCGGCTGAACCCCGTGCGGAGGCTGGTGCCAGCGGCCCGTGGCGGGCAGGTGCGGATGGAGTGCAAGCCGCGCGCTGCGCCCAAACCCACACTCTTCTGGAGCCGCGGCACAGAGCTGCTCGTCAACAGCAGCAGGTGAGCCccagcaccatacacacatcaccTGCAGGTGAGCCCCAGGACCATACACACATCGCCTGCAGGAAACACTTGCCTTCTCTGTGCAGCTGTCTGTATCCTGTACACAGCTTCAGAGTTCACCACTGACTCTGCAGTGGACCCTTATCATCAGTTTCCTCTGTCAGCTTTATGGCATTCTTCTTCCCCATTTCTCTGATGTTTCAGTATAGAAAACAGAAGTGCTGTAGGTGCCTTTCCTAAAGCTTCCAGCACGGAGCGCTTCCATATCTGTAAGTGACACCAGAAAGTGGCAGTGACAGCAGACATGTTCCCATCGGGAGAGGTTGTCAtgctctcccttttttttttactgttgttCTTCCTTTCTGAGAGACTCTTTTAGCCAAGCAGTCAAGGATATGACTCTGTAAGTGCCAACAAAGTCAATTAATTTCACAGCTAATTACTTCCTGTCACAGATCATCACAGATGATTGAATTCTAAAACTGTATCTCCTACTCGTACGTCGTTTTGCATTTAGGCTTTGATGAATCCATTTGACTACTCAgccgtttgtgtgtgggtggcacaGATTGATCATGCATACTCTTTTCTGTCTAGAAATATTACATAGCAGTGACACCAACGGAATAGATGGACAGGATATCTCTACATGCTATGTTTTACTACCCCATTACTTAGCCAAATCATATGCTCTCACAGGGTCTGATATCTGCAGTGTATCTTATTTGCTGCAGAACAGAGCAGTACAGTAACTTCAGTGAATGCTCTCAGGAGGCTTAAATATGACATCAGCTGCATCAGTCCATGCCATTCCGCTGGCGGACGGGTGTGTATTCATCATAGACAGCTGCCTCCCCGGGGGGTCCTACCTGCTCACAGTCAACCAGGAGACAGGGCAGCGCAAATCAGCACTTGCTCTGGGGACCTTAAAACACAACAGGCTATGTCAGAAACATTACCGACGATTTCATCAGAATTTCTCCAGAAAAGTCTCCCAAGTTGAGGAAACTTTTGAAAGAACCGAGAAGAGATTGCACACTGCATAGCTCTCGCAGGAtgagttatttaaaaaaagcttTTGAGCATATTTCCACCATCCTTGTGTGTCCCTAAAGGGGCGTTAGTGTAATGCTCGTGGATGTGTTCACTGCTCAGGGTGACAGTTACTCCAGATGGCATGCTGTGGATCTACAACATCAGCCGCGCTGATGAGGGAAAGTACACCTGCTTTGCAGAAAACTCTTTGGGAAAAGCTAACAGCACGGGACATCTTTCCGTACGAGGTACAGTATGCCATATGTCTTTCTCTGCATCTTTTTGTATGTCTCTCTTTCCGCTTATCTATTCACCTATCTGCCTCTCCCCCCatttccatctgtctgtctgtctgtctgtctgtctgtctgtctgtctgtctgtctgtctgtctgtctgtatgtctatatgtctgtctgtccatgtctgttaaatctgttgatttatctatctgtctgtcagaTGCCACTAAAATCACCCTGGCACCATCCAATGCGGACATCAACCAGGGTGAGAATGTGACCTTGCAGTGCCACGCCTCACATGACCCCACTATGGACCTGACCTTCACCTGGTCCCACAACGGCGTGCCTTTGGACCTGGAGGACCGCAGTGGGCACTACCAGCGAGTAGAGGGGGTGAGCCGGGATTTTCAGCTGATATTGTTGCACCTCCCCTGGGCCGATCACAGACAGATAggcctctccttaaaaatcagGATCCACTCAAGGTCTCTTCCTATTGAAAGTGGTTCAAGGCTTATTGTTACTGTAATGGCACTAGACCAATACAAATTCAATAGAATTGAATTAATAGAATAAAGTGCAGTCACCACAGAAATGCAGATTGTATATGTGATTATAGTAGAATCAAATGctagtttttatttatgttgTGGTTTAATCAGAACATCTTATTGTAATAAGTGGCACTTTATTCACAAGAATTTTGTGCTGTCTTCACACTCTAAATAGTTGTGAGTTAGTTCTGTTTCACATATGCTTAAATTGTTGTTGCCCTATCAGAAAGAAACGATCGGTGATCTGGTGATTGTGAACGGGCAGCTGGGCCACGCTGGCACATACGCCTGCGCAGCTCAGACAGTCGTGGACACGGCCACCGCCTCAGCCAAACTAGTGGTCAGAGGTATGCAGGAAATGTTGCCATCATTTGCCATGCCAAATTTCGTGGCAATCTGTTTGCAGATCTTTGATTCGTTACATTTGTTACTAGATAGTTTTCGAGCGGtacttcaatctctctctctctatctctaagGCCCCCCTGGTCCTCCTGGAGGTCTGGTGGTAAAAGGTGTGAACGAGACATCCGTGGAGTTGCGCTGGAGCCGTGGCTATGACAACCACAGCCCCATTGGCAAGTATGTCATCATGAGCCGCTCCGATCCCACTGCCTcctggaggaagatgaggacaGGTAACAGGATGCACAGCTTTTCAACGCCCTAAACACCCTACCTACCCTACCCACCCCACCTACATCACACGCTAGACAGGAAAAGTACACAAATCCACACCAGCAAATAAAGAGTGTCAAATTACAGAAATGCTGATTAAGCAACACTAACCAACCAATTCCACTCACAGATCCACACAACATTGAGGGGAACGCTGAGTCAGCCCGTGTGATTGGCCTTCGGCCCTGGATGGACTACGAGTTCCAGGCCATCGCCAGCAACATCCTGGGTAGTGGCGAGCCCAGCATGCCCTCTCAAACAGTCCAGACCAAGCAGGCAGGTCAGAACTGCAATACCCACTACCACTACCAGGGCCCACCCCAATGGGCTGGTCATTCTATCTGAGCTGTATGAGTTTGCTTTAGTACGGTTCTGACAGTTGTGCTTT encodes the following:
- the cntn2 gene encoding contactin-2 — translated: MRCLFVLLALSSVALTYAIGGDTCVSGHDSGPMFEEQPVGLIYPEGLTEGKVTLSCQARASPAASYKWRVNGTEVVLGADPRYTLVAGNLVISSPQHDHDAGSYQCLAFNRCGTIVSRAANLKFGYLHDFPPQNRTPQTAQEGSGTFLACQPSAHYPALFYRWFLNDFPNFLTADNGRLFVSQATGDLHVAKAQVNDSGNYFCFTTINLEISTKSIFSKRVPLTVQSDANPRKSAPSIHVRFPAETYALAGHTTQLECFAYGNPVPKLRWRKVDGVLPVKALASSEGPILTLPELGFDDEGMYECEAYNSEGRDTYQGRITVQAQPDWLQVMSDSEVEISSELQWTCLAAGKPRPSIRWLRNGQPLSTQARVQVNNGKLKISNLALEDSGMYQCVAENKHGTIYSNAELRVQVQGPDFRLNPVRRLVPAARGGQVRMECKPRAAPKPTLFWSRGTELLVNSSRVTVTPDGMLWIYNISRADEGKYTCFAENSLGKANSTGHLSVRDATKITLAPSNADINQGENVTLQCHASHDPTMDLTFTWSHNGVPLDLEDRSGHYQRVEGKETIGDLVIVNGQLGHAGTYACAAQTVVDTATASAKLVVRGPPGPPGGLVVKGVNETSVELRWSRGYDNHSPIGKYVIMSRSDPTASWRKMRTDPHNIEGNAESARVIGLRPWMDYEFQAIASNILGSGEPSMPSQTVQTKQAGPTVAPSGLGGGGGDRNELIINWTPMAREYQNGDGFGYILAFRQRDSQAWIIVRVPGVESSRFVYSNQTLAPYSPFEVKIKAYNRMGEGPFSQVAQVYSAEEEPTVSPRRVSAEAISAFEMKVSWDPVQQLPTNGILRGYEIRYWRQHEREAAADRVRTAGLETSVRVAGLRPSTLYHVTVLAYNSAGTGPASPRTTINTRKPPPNRPPGNISWKTDGSWVTVRWDPVTAMDNESAVLGYKVLYKHEGQSALKVLDKGQTSIKLPLPKDNGYVVLEVRSWGDGGDGTAHETIVSRDSGTGMMVQNKAGLHISHNTLLLVTAALWGLSFIVSLEQ